From Solea solea chromosome 20, fSolSol10.1, whole genome shotgun sequence, one genomic window encodes:
- the necab1 gene encoding N-terminal EF-hand calcium-binding protein 1 — MDCSEEVQCVCEEPSTPLEIKKGMSIFIDILRRADKNDDGKLSFDEFKAYFSDGVLTAEELKELFHTIDTHNTDNLDTDELCEYFSQHLGQYENVLAALEDLNKSILTAMDKTKKDYQESTHLEQFVTRFLLKETTNQLHSLQSSLECAMETTAEQTRQEKQGPLKPEVLTIQWSGRRSNRRLQRNSSLSPNNPLLSLINAGVYDEDNQWTVQVNRLQKLIDRLEQKEIRLEPAEEEVLESKSHILIVQRQLSVLEEELEEFRLALRQYMECACAQTGCLHVAVQRLANESRFILYEFWEHNNVWKNHLQTNYSKTFQRGNVDFLETPETITTMLVPASWWVLNNN, encoded by the exons ATTTTACGCAGAGCCGATAAGAATG ATGACGGGAAGCTTTCCTTTGACGAATTCAAAGCCTACTTCTCTGACGGAGTCTTGACAGCTGAGGAACTGAAGGAGCTCTTCCACACAATTGATACCCATAACACAGA caaCCTGGACACGGATGAACTCTGTG AGTATTTCTCCCAGCACCTTGGTCAATATGAGAACGTCCTCGCTGCCTTAGAAGACCTGAATAAGTCCATACTGACAGCgatggacaaaacaaagaag GATTATCAGGAGTCCACCCACCTGGAGCAGTTTGTGACCCGCTTCCTGCTGAAGGAGACGACGAACCAGCTTCACTCACTGCAGAGCTCGCTCGAGTGTGCGATGGAGACCACAGCTGAGCAGACGCGCCAGGAGAA ACAGGGTCCACTGAAACCAGAGGTCCTGACCATCCAGTGGTCAGGCCGTCGCTCCAATCGGAGGCTTCAGAGGAACAGCAGTCTGTCTCCCAACAACCCGCTCCTTAGTCTCATCAACGCAG GTGTTTATGACGAGGACAACCAGTGGACAGTCCAGGTCAACAGATTGCAGAAGCTCATCGACCGTCTAGAACAGAAG GAGATTCGTCTGGagcctgcagaggaggaggtccTGGAGAGCAAATCC CACATCCTGATCGTCCAGAGGCAGCTCTCggtgctggaggaggagctggaggagttTCGTTTGGCCCTCAGACAGTACATGGAGTGCGCCTGTGCCCAGACTGGATGTCTACA CGTCGCAGTTCAGCGGCTGGCGAATGAATCACGCTTCATTCTCTATGAATTCTGGGAGCACAACAACGTGTGGAAAAA TCACCTGCAGACCAACTACAGTAAAACCTTTCAGAGGGGCAACGTGGACTTTCTGGAAACTCCTGAGACCATAACTACCATGCTGGTTCCTG CCTCGTGGTGGGTCCTCAACAACAACTGA